GACAGGCCGGTCCTCGAGGTCGCGCGCGATCTTCTCGGCATGGTCCTGGTCCGCGAACAAGAGGATGACTCGCCGGCGGGCGAGAAGTTGCCCGAGCTGTCTCCCCGGGGCGGGCGGCTCTCAGGACGAATCGTCGAAGTCGAGGCGTACGACGGGATGCTGGATCTCGCCTGCCATGCGTCGAAGGGGCGGACGGAGCGGACCGAGCCGATGTTCGGGGAGGCGGGGCGCGCCTACATCTATATGGTCTACGGGATGCACCACTGCCTGAACGT
Above is a genomic segment from Candidatus Polarisedimenticolia bacterium containing:
- a CDS encoding DNA-3-methyladenine glycosylase yields the protein MSTPSASSRAPSSRRAGARILPGVFYDRPVLEVARDLLGMVLVREQEDDSPAGEKLPELSPRGGRLSGRIVEVEAYDGMLDLACHASKGRTERTEPMFGEAGRAYIYMVYGMHHCLNV